The following nucleotide sequence is from Populus trichocarpa isolate Nisqually-1 chromosome 11, P.trichocarpa_v4.1, whole genome shotgun sequence.
ttttttattttatttttatcccttCTATTGCAAGATAGGAATCTATAATAAAATGCCGGCAGGTCTTGATCATTATAGTCAATTCAATAGTATCTTCAAATCTACGCAAAAATAAAGTACTAGACATTGGTTGAAATAGCATAAATAACAAGCATGGATTTGTTaaacatagaaaatattaatcgagtatatatattttgttccttcaagaaatgaaaatcatATAAACACCCATTGATCAACGTGCAGTGCAAAGGGGCAAGTAATGCAAGAGTTGCAAGATTTAACAACATTCCATGAGTGTCCATACATAGCTGAAGTTGTAAAGATATCTGCTTGATGACAATTGCATGCTTGTGTTCCTTGACAGCTTATGAAATGAGCTGTGGGTCTCTCAGATTAAAGGTCTTGCTCGCAGCAACAACCACTTGATTACTCGAGTTTAATGATAATTGCATGCTTTCGTCCATTGACAGCTTAGAAAGGCACCAGGATACTGTTATCTTGTGCATTGCCATAGGAAGCAAGAAGTTCCTTGGAGGTCTTAAGCATGGAGATAATAATTAAAGTAGCTACTAATGATTTTGACAGCAAGCAAGAAACCATACGGTCAACTTATCTGATGCAACTCAGAGGCCAATATTATTGGCAAATAGTCTATGAACTTAAACCACAATTGGGACGTCATGATCAATGCAAAGTACAGTCAACTTGTAGATTAAAGAGAAATTAACCCTCAAGGGAAACCACTTTGAATGGTGGGGTCtcagttttcttttcaaaattgtatGTGCACCAGCACCACATAAGCGAAGATCTTCAATCAATAATCCAACCACTAATTTCATTCATAAAGTTGGATGGCACCACTCTCGGTTTCTTTGAAATGTGGACATGAAGTTATCAGTGTGTTTCCCTAATGGTCTGATATTCGCTCTCAAATTGGCAACAAGAGGAGGCCGGGAATCTTGCTTTGCTACACGAGGCATGAGCAGCTAGCTTACCTATGATCCTATCTATGGCCTTTTGTACATGTTCCTTGACATGACCCCCAATGACTTGCTTGAGTCTGGGTGCGTTTGGCGAGCAGAAGAAATTTGGCTGGACAAGATGAATTTGTCGTCCCATGGAGAAAAACAAGGAGCTTTCGGAACACACCAACTAACTTGCAGATGAACTTGTTTTGTCTGGTTTCATGCATCAAGTGCTAACTATGTGTATAGCATTACTTAAGtgtatagatatatatatagtagtgaATAAAATTTTGGAGATATTTTACTAAAATGGTTTTActaacataattattaaatccaatttagtttgattatttaaaattagaaaactcgtaatttaaaatttaatttatataatgcTTTAATTTGAACTAGTTTTGATCTTGACATGGCTACAATTAAGTGATTTAACCATGTTAAtaccaaaaaacttaaaaaatacttgaaataatattgttttgaataaaaataatatatatgaggtAACCATAGTTTCTTTTCTGGATCAAACTTCAGAAAAATCtgacaattataattataaataagtttaacTTCTGATTTTAGCTTTTAAGCAACTTTTCGAAAAttacaaaacctttttttagtGACTTTTGAGGGGGGATACTTACAAAAATACCATGTCGCCTAACGGGCTCTAAATCATGCAAGGCTGTCATGTTGATGCATGGCTAGCACATGGGCTCAGAGGGACCCTTTAGTCCGGCGAGCCCTAAAGAGGGGAAAATTTCAAATGGGAGCACAAACGGGTTCTTTTGGCCGACAAAAGAATCTTTATCTTGTCTAATCCATGGCACGATGAATGGGGATAGAAACTGTTGAGAGGGGTGTTTTGAGATGCCTCACCGGCTCACTGTGATCATTAGATGCCTTACCAAGTAGTGAATAAGATACCTTGCGTGCATCCGCTTTAGAGACAGAGATCTTTTAGTCTTACTTTGTAAAGGATGTTAGGTAAGAAGAGACATTTTTAGATTGTAGACTTCGGCCTGGAGTCCAGGACTAAACATGGCATGTACTGCAGCTGCCTGGTGCTAAGCCACTCGGTTAAGGCTACAGTCCTTTCCTCAGTTCAGGGCTGGGCTTGTGAGCCATGGGCTGGTTACTGCAGATTTTGCAAGTGCTAATCCAGCAAGGATCTAGCAATGGTTCCTTGTACTCATTTACTTCAATCCTATTCACCAAGTTGGTCCATGCTTGCATGGGTTACTCTGGTTTGGAGGACTGTAGGGGAAGAACAGATGCCGGCAACATGAATAAAGTGGGCAGTGAGAAAATGTCAAGCAAGCAAAACAACAGCATACAATTTACAAGACAACGcagaaaaatacattttggaATCACAAAATTCAACTCCATTTTCCAATCAACCAGCCGCCAACCCTCCTTTTTGTATACAAGGAAACATATATTCAAGGTCTTCATGTTCATAAAATCGGTTCACTTGCTGCAAGAAACAGCTCCATCATGCCTAGAGACAGTATGCAACCCTCTTGCAGATTTTGCTAGAATTTCTGAATAACAACTGAATTGGCAAGGCCTGCCTGCTCTATTGTCTGTGTTGGATCAGTAAGAAGCTTAGGTGGGAACCCCATCAACTGCAGTTGATAATTAAGAGCAGCCCCAGGCCTGGAAGCATCTATGAAGGATCGAATGTCATTGACTGTGTGATGATTATTAAAGTGGGCCACCATGCGTGTCCCATCAGCCAGCCTAAGCTGAATTGAAGTCGATGGCAGTGTTTCATCCACAACCAGGCCCATAAAAGGGGTTGGAGCAGAGTTCAGAGGAGCAGAATCAGCTGTTGGTTCAGTTGCAAGTGCAGTACTGCTGCTTCCTAGAGTTCTCCCTACACCTTGGAATGCAACATGGCGCTGCCTCTCTGGTTCCTGCAGGAAAACAATGACAGAGGAGTGTCAGTACGGCTCAGCACCAATGTCTTTCAAACACATGTACCAACACCGATGTATTTCAAACACAAATGTAAAAGCATGCTGATGCTCTTTTCGGGAACAAGTACTGACCAAAACACTGACTCGAAGATTAAAAAAGGATGACAATTTCTAAAgttccaaaaataattattagtcTAAGTAAGAAAAGAGTGAGAGAAAGACACTCACTGGGCACTTTTGATCCCTCCTAATCAAATTGACATGAACTGAGGACCTTCTATCCGCTGGTTCAAGCTCCTTCGGACACTCGGACTTCCTGATGCTCTgcaataaaacattataaaacaaaatcataatatCACCACAAACAATACTAACGAAGAAATAAGGGAGCAGGAATAAGTAAAACACGacgacataaaacaaaagctgcCCTAGCATATGCTGCTATAAGTAAAGGTTCAAGAGAACGTAGAAAAAGAAGTCTTAGGATGAACTACCTATCTAGCAGAATCACTAGTCATTATTGAAACATGCAAGATAGTGAAAAGATATTGATTGAGAATGATGCAATTACCACGAGCTTTGAATTTTTCTCACACATAAGGGGTGGAAACAATCACCAACTACAAATCAAAACTCCACTTTGTGAAAATTTTCTTCTGACtctatataatttcttttatttcattttatatctGTATTGCTATTACCTCTAAGAAAGATGCATTTTCAGGATCATCCAGACTCCTCAAAGGGCCATCATTTACAGTGAAACCATTCGTCCAGAAAACAATATTGTGAACAACAGCTTCAGGTTGTTGAGGAGCAGATGGTACAGTCTCCCCTGAGAGTAATCTACCAGTTCCACTAAAGCTACTTGAGCTTGAAGATTGATTAATATTCTCCAAAGGCCCTTCAACAGCACCAAGCTGTCTAGCTTGATTGAAAATTGCATCCACGTCATTACCCTTTGTAGGATCTTGGACAAGCATACCACTGCAACCGTAAAAATTAGAATTGCACAAAGTACTTAAATAAACACATTTCatacatatattatataaagGAAGGAATGACCAAGGGCAACAAGtcagataaaaacaaatgatagaCATACATAGGCATTAGCAACTAAAGCTTTGTGAAATATTTCAGGAGCCACAGTTGTGGGATTGAAAAGCATTCTAACATTTGCAAGATAAAGAGCAAAAAATcgtaaaattattgaattaacaaatagttgaaaatatgaaaatacacCAAGATCAAATTTAGTTCCTTACAATATTACAAAG
It contains:
- the LOC112329128 gene encoding plant UBX domain-containing protein 4, which encodes MASRDKKPAKPSSSRAGGIRTLSDLNRRSGPDSDSDDEDAPQEYYTGGEKSGMLVQDPTKGNDVDAIFNQARQLGAVEGPLENINQSSSSSSFSGTGRLLSGETVPSAPQQPEAVVHNIVFWTNGFTVNDGPLRSLDDPENASFLESIRKSECPKELEPADRRSSVHVNLIRRDQKCPEPERQRHVAFQGVGRTLGSSSTALATEPTADSAPLNSAPTPFMGLVVDETLPSTSIQLRLADGTRMVAHFNNHHTVNDIRSFIDASRPGAALNYQLQLMGFPPKLLTDPTQTIEQAGLANSVVIQKF